From Myxococcales bacterium, a single genomic window includes:
- a CDS encoding HD domain-containing protein, whose amino-acid sequence MTQDSASAVSTRFDGLELAERELPALLAEVRAELSDDPGHDLHHALRVAAWTLRISAGEVSERVALAAALLHDVVNLPKDSPERALASEMSAARASRVLPRHGFSEAETALVAEAIRDHSFSRGAVPTSPLGRALQDADRLEALGALGLMRCISTGTRMGARYFHAEDVWAEQRPLDDLGYSIDHFFTKLLALPQTMTTELGRREAERRVEFLRTFLEELASELGTPLPPGRC is encoded by the coding sequence ATGACCCAGGACTCGGCGTCGGCAGTATCGACGCGCTTTGACGGTCTCGAGCTGGCGGAGCGCGAGCTGCCCGCGTTGTTGGCCGAGGTTCGCGCGGAGCTGAGTGACGACCCAGGGCACGATTTGCACCACGCGCTCCGTGTTGCGGCGTGGACGCTGCGCATCAGCGCCGGTGAGGTCTCCGAGCGGGTGGCGCTGGCCGCGGCGTTGCTCCACGACGTGGTGAACTTGCCGAAGGACTCGCCGGAGCGCGCGCTTGCGAGTGAAATGTCGGCGGCGCGCGCCAGCCGGGTTCTCCCGCGACACGGCTTCTCGGAGGCGGAGACGGCGCTCGTCGCCGAGGCGATCCGCGATCACAGCTTCAGTCGCGGGGCCGTGCCGACGAGCCCCCTCGGCCGCGCGCTTCAGGATGCCGATCGGCTCGAGGCGCTCGGCGCACTCGGGCTGATGCGTTGTATCTCGACCGGGACTCGCATGGGAGCGCGCTATTTTCACGCCGAGGACGTGTGGGCCGAGCAGCGGCCGCTCGATGACCTCGGCTATTCGATCGATCACTTCTTCACGAAGTTGCTGGCTCTGCCGCAGACGATGACGACGGAGCTCGGCCGGCGGGAGGCCGAACGGCGCGTGGAGTTCCTCCGAACTTTTCTGGA